Proteins from a single region of Candidatus Woesearchaeota archaeon:
- a CDS encoding PhoH family protein translates to MTKHKNLLSGYRHVFLPLTDVYDAGGRQVLQDLGEESGGKNAIVITLGSTYRIEELTQKNPLGGARDALKFLTELRKIGGEQVGEGVRVYSVSEGLDVISLGSGFEEDEISLESLDRRVSELIFDINENNRLRFLTPNEAELWRLENRGLHGEKPRCLFATPEIINSWVVEGNSDLEAALYTKGRVVGINEAREMLGQDVLFHNQFIHFSNGTYARITGDLVRRGREVIDYKNQRVVLLDGKADKDHTITAAGRNQHGVLGINPKDHEQFLAFQYALLDPDISLVFLCGGAGCGKTVLSYVAAMDQIMKFQGGKAEGRGKRQAGREPFYDRSILIKSIDLMGGASRDVGFLPGTLMDKLGPHLKPYSDAHRLSNLRSIPFGEMFAEPDPTKRDQRRLIDGGYLPAHTSPVELVHTAHARGRSFHDAYMILDEAQNLTPYEAKTLIQRLAEGCKVVLLGDPFGQIDNVNCSPDYNGLVHAIRHFRGKAYSAMITLPHSYRSPMARDAETWAAHQPRSR, encoded by the coding sequence ATGACCAAACATAAAAATTTACTTTCAGGATATCGCCACGTTTTCCTTCCTCTTACGGATGTTTATGATGCTGGCGGGAGGCAAGTGCTCCAAGATCTAGGAGAAGAATCTGGTGGGAAAAATGCTATTGTTATAACCCTTGGTTCTACATACCGTATTGAAGAACTTACACAAAAAAATCCCTTGGGTGGAGCACGGGATGCATTGAAATTTCTGACTGAATTGCGAAAAATTGGTGGAGAACAAGTAGGCGAAGGGGTTCGTGTCTATTCTGTTTCGGAAGGCTTAGATGTCATTTCGTTAGGTTCTGGTTTTGAGGAAGATGAAATATCCCTAGAATCATTAGATAGGAGAGTAAGCGAGTTAATATTTGATATTAATGAGAATAATCGTCTCCGCTTTCTTACTCCTAATGAAGCTGAACTTTGGCGTCTTGAAAACAGAGGTCTTCATGGTGAGAAACCGCGATGTCTTTTTGCAACTCCTGAAATAATTAATAGTTGGGTTGTTGAGGGTAATAGTGATCTAGAAGCCGCATTATATACTAAAGGTCGAGTAGTTGGTATCAATGAAGCAAGAGAAATGCTTGGTCAAGATGTTTTATTTCATAATCAGTTTATTCACTTTTCAAATGGGACTTATGCTCGTATTACTGGTGATCTTGTTAGGAGGGGTAGGGAAGTAATAGATTACAAAAATCAACGGGTTGTTCTTCTTGATGGTAAGGCTGATAAAGATCATACTATTACTGCTGCTGGTCGAAATCAACATGGGGTTTTAGGAATAAATCCTAAAGATCATGAACAATTTTTGGCATTTCAATATGCTTTACTTGATCCTGATATCTCTTTAGTGTTCTTATGTGGTGGTGCTGGCTGTGGAAAAACTGTGTTAAGTTACGTTGCAGCAATGGATCAAATCATGAAATTCCAAGGAGGAAAAGCAGAAGGCAGAGGAAAGAGGCAAGCAGGACGTGAACCTTTCTATGATCGTTCTATCTTAATTAAGTCCATTGATTTAATGGGTGGAGCATCGCGTGATGTTGGTTTTTTACCTGGAACTTTAATGGATAAACTTGGACCTCATCTCAAGCCTTATTCGGATGCTCATAGATTATCTAATCTACGATCAATTCCTTTTGGAGAGATGTTTGCAGAACCAGATCCAACTAAAAGAGATCAGCGCAGACTTATTGATGGGGGATATCTTCCTGCTCATACTTCACCTGTTGAGTTAGTTCATACGGCACATGCGCGAGGTAGGTCTTTTCATGATGCGTATATGATCCTTGATGAAGCACAAAACCTTACACCTTACGAGGCAAAAACACTCATTCAGCGTTTGGCAGAAGGATGTAAAGTTGTTCTCTTGGGTGATCCTTTTGGTCAAATTGATAATGTAAATTGTTCTCCAGACTACAACGGTTTAGTACATGCTATCAGGCATTTTCGTGGGAAAGCATATTCAGCAATGATAACGCTTCCACACTCATACAGGAGTCCAATGGCTCGCGAT
- a CDS encoding DUF1385 domain-containing protein: MDVGGQAVIEGVMMRNKERFAIAVRLTNGKIKVKKEKNTVLPSWSQVPFLRGVVGLGYLMYDGIRALVWSSNQVSEEKEQLSPTQVILTILFSLAISVVVFVVVPFLGARVLGGTGVLFDVLDGVFRVALFLGYLIAISFMDDVKRLFAYHGAEHKSIACYEAGKKLTVKNVRTYSRFHPRCGTTFLFFMVLLSILVFTLINGAWWVELFGRILLLPLISGVGYELIKLSGKCSTNPVVRVLIAPGLWLQRLTTREPDDKQIEVGIKALEAVVK; encoded by the coding sequence ATGGATGTGGGTGGTCAAGCGGTAATTGAAGGCGTGATGATGCGTAATAAGGAACGCTTTGCTATTGCTGTGCGCTTGACGAATGGCAAGATCAAAGTCAAGAAGGAGAAAAATACTGTTTTGCCTTCGTGGTCACAGGTTCCTTTTCTGCGTGGGGTTGTTGGGTTAGGATATCTTATGTATGATGGAATTCGCGCTTTGGTGTGGAGCAGTAATCAAGTTTCTGAAGAGAAAGAGCAATTAAGTCCTACTCAAGTTATCCTTACAATCTTATTTTCTTTGGCTATTAGTGTGGTTGTTTTTGTCGTTGTTCCTTTTCTTGGCGCTCGGGTATTAGGGGGAACTGGGGTATTATTCGATGTACTTGATGGTGTCTTTCGAGTTGCTCTCTTTTTGGGATATTTAATTGCAATTTCGTTTATGGATGATGTGAAACGGCTCTTTGCGTATCACGGAGCAGAACATAAATCCATTGCGTGTTATGAAGCTGGTAAGAAACTCACGGTTAAAAATGTCCGTACATATTCACGATTTCATCCTCGTTGTGGTACAACATTTCTCTTTTTTATGGTTTTATTGTCAATTTTAGTTTTTACACTGATAAATGGAGCATGGTGGGTGGAGTTATTTGGACGAATTCTCTTATTGCCTCTTATTTCAGGTGTAGGGTATGAGTTGATTAAATTAAGCGGTAAATGCTCCACGAATCCAGTTGTGCGAGTCTTAATTGCACCTGGGTTATGGCTGCAGCGATTGACGACTCGCGAGCCGGATGATAAACAGATAGAAGTGGGGATTAAAGCTCTTGAGGCTGTGGTGAAGTAG